In Populus alba chromosome 9, ASM523922v2, whole genome shotgun sequence, a genomic segment contains:
- the LOC118058898 gene encoding uncharacterized protein — protein MGKSLAMYMSLLRVLLRLVGVRSQAVEIEPGTVVHFWAPAENPSKTKIHNQAKRKPAVVFLHGFGFNGISTWQFQMLALAKDYAIYVPDFVFFGGSITDKTERSPAFQAECMAKGLKKLGVEKCTLVGLSYGGMVGFKMAEMYPDLVDSMVVTCSVMALTESITRSALERIGFSSWAEVLIPETFEGVKKIAELCTYKSLAMPDFFYRDIFQDMFINHKKERVELLEALQVMDKDFYIPHYPQAQRIHLLWGEEDVLFTMEIARNLKERLLGGKATLHYVEKAGHVVPSERPCAYNRQLKKILASLYAN, from the exons ATGGGGAAAAGCTTAGCAATGTACATGTCCTTGTTGCGTGTCCTCTTAAGGCTAGTCGGCGTGAGGTCCCAAGCAGTAGAGATCGAACCAGGGACGGTCGTCCACTTTTGGGCGCCAGCTGAAAACCCAAGTAAGACCAAAATCCACAACCAAGCCAAGAGAAAACCTGCTGTGGTGTTTCTTCACGGTTTTGGATTCAATGGGATTTCAACATGGCAATTTCAGATGCTTGCTCTGGCCAAGGACTATGCTATTTATGTTCCAGATTTCGTCTTCTTTGGGGGCTCGATCACTGATAAAACCGAGCGGTCACCGGCTTTTCAAGCAGAATGTATGGCTAAGGGTCTAAAGAAGCTTGGTGTGGAGAAGTGTACTTTGGTTGGGTTAAGCTATGGAGGAATGGTTGGGTTCAAGATGGCTGAGATGTACCCTGACTTGGTTGATTCAATGGTTGTGACTTGCTCTGTCATGGCCTTGACTGAGTCCATCACTCGTTCCGCCCTAGAAAGAATCGGCTTCTCATCATGGGCAGAAGTCTTGATTCCTGAAACATTTGAAGGTGTGAAAAAAATTGCAGAACTTTGTACCTACAAGTCCTTAGCGATGCCTGATTTTTTCTACAGAGACATTTTCCAG GACATGTTTATAAATCACAAGAAGGAGAGAGTTGAACTTCTGGAGGCACTTCAAGTGATGGACAAGGACTTCTACATCCCTCATTACCCACAAGCACAGAGGATACATCTCTTATGGGGCGAGGAGGACGTACTTTTCACCATGGAAATCGCACGCAACTTGAAAGA GAGATTACTAGGGGGCAAAGCGACGTTGCATTACGTAGAGAAGGCAGGGCATGTGGTTCCATCGGAACGACCGTGCGCTTACAACAGGCAACTCAAGAAAATCCTTGCCTCTTTGTATGCAAATTGA
- the LOC118058899 gene encoding protein RADIALIS-like 4 isoform X2, which translates to MSSSYQASRNSRSAWTPRENKLFEKALALFDKDTPDRWQNIAKAVGGVKSAEEVKKHYEILIEDLQHIESGRIPIPKYKSSGSCNHTNEEERAPFYSVQTTIDGRNQISLVLLSVNLHTKRQGFS; encoded by the exons ATGTCTTCAAGCTATCAAGCTTCCAGAAATTCTAGATCCGCTTGGACACCAAGGGAAAACAAACTGTTTGAAAAGGCACTAGCCTTGTTTGATAAGGACACACCGGACAGGTGGCAAAATATAGCCAAAGCTGTTGGTGGTGTGAAATCTGCCGAGGAAGTGAAGAAACACTATGAAATCCTTATTGAAGATCTTCAACATATCGAGTCTGGCCGCATTCCTATTCCTAAGTACAAGTCTAGTGGAAGCTGCAACCATACAAACGAAGAAGAAAG AGCTCCATTTTATTCCGTTCAAACAACAATTGATGGACGGAATCAGATCTCCCTGGTTTTGCTTTCCGTCAATTTGCATACAAAGAGGCAAGGATTTTCTTGA
- the LOC118058899 gene encoding protein RADIALIS-like 4 isoform X1 codes for MSSSYQASRNSRSAWTPRENKLFEKALALFDKDTPDRWQNIAKAVGGVKSAEEVKKHYEILIEDLQHIESGRIPIPKYKSSGSCNHTNEEESEVQESDRLPVYHPEGKFVESGCSYHHEMNSVSLSFSAL; via the exons ATGTCTTCAAGCTATCAAGCTTCCAGAAATTCTAGATCCGCTTGGACACCAAGGGAAAACAAACTGTTTGAAAAGGCACTAGCCTTGTTTGATAAGGACACACCGGACAGGTGGCAAAATATAGCCAAAGCTGTTGGTGGTGTGAAATCTGCCGAGGAAGTGAAGAAACACTATGAAATCCTTATTGAAGATCTTCAACATATCGAGTCTGGCCGCATTCCTATTCCTAAGTACAAGTCTAGTGGAAGCTGCAACCATACAAACGAAGAAGAAAG TGAAGTCCAAGAATCGGACAGGCTACCTGTTTATCATCCCGAAGGCAAGTTTGTGGAAAGTGGATGCTCCTATCATCATGAGATGAACTCTGTTTCTTTGTCCTTCTCTGCACTATGA
- the LOC118058899 gene encoding protein RADIALIS-like 4 isoform X4: MSSSYQASRNSRSAWTPRENKLFEKALALFDKDTPDRWQNIAKAVGGVKSAEEVKKHYEILIEDLQHIESGRIPIPKYKSSGSCNHTNEEERLLKYLNLQ, encoded by the exons ATGTCTTCAAGCTATCAAGCTTCCAGAAATTCTAGATCCGCTTGGACACCAAGGGAAAACAAACTGTTTGAAAAGGCACTAGCCTTGTTTGATAAGGACACACCGGACAGGTGGCAAAATATAGCCAAAGCTGTTGGTGGTGTGAAATCTGCCGAGGAAGTGAAGAAACACTATGAAATCCTTATTGAAGATCTTCAACATATCGAGTCTGGCCGCATTCCTATTCCTAAGTACAAGTCTAGTGGAAGCTGCAACCATACAAACGAAGAAGAAAG GCTTCTGAAGTATCTCAACCTGCAGTGA
- the LOC118058899 gene encoding protein RADIALIS-like 4 isoform X3 → MSSSYQASRNSRSAWTPRENKLFEKALALFDKDTPDRWQNIAKAVGGVKSAEEVKKHYEILIEDLQHIESGRIPIPKYKSSGSCNHTNEEERWQLAISILTH, encoded by the exons ATGTCTTCAAGCTATCAAGCTTCCAGAAATTCTAGATCCGCTTGGACACCAAGGGAAAACAAACTGTTTGAAAAGGCACTAGCCTTGTTTGATAAGGACACACCGGACAGGTGGCAAAATATAGCCAAAGCTGTTGGTGGTGTGAAATCTGCCGAGGAAGTGAAGAAACACTATGAAATCCTTATTGAAGATCTTCAACATATCGAGTCTGGCCGCATTCCTATTCCTAAGTACAAGTCTAGTGGAAGCTGCAACCATACAAACGAAGAAGAAAG ATGGCAACTGGCAATCTCCATATTGACTCATTGA